One Amorphoplanes digitatis genomic window carries:
- a CDS encoding M48 family metallopeptidase: MTIDDENRPARQRITLTDISSRAWEHPADRGALTALRELRGFDDIVRAFFGMWNERGFRLSYLAGSIRVDHRQYPRVHQRFVEAATTIDVAELPELYVSQSPMINGQAIGMDKPFIVITTGAVEKLDDEELRALLGHEIGHVRSGHAVYKTIMMILTRWAANVSWLPIGAITLRAIIAAMYEWWRKAELSADRAGLLAGQDPAASTRLLMKLAGGGDLSQIDTAAFLEQAAEYQGGGDLRDSIHKIGMTAWSSHPVPVARAAELRRWIDSGEYGRILGGDFPRRDSDGNASVSGDVKAAAGHYREAFENSPDPLVTLLRRFGGGAADLGGWAGAQTGKAWAWASTAAEAAGRAARRESRPADRPGDGPADGADSGNGGNGGNGSAGENPPA; encoded by the coding sequence ATGACGATCGACGATGAGAATCGGCCGGCCCGGCAACGGATCACGCTGACCGATATCAGCTCCCGAGCCTGGGAACACCCCGCCGACCGCGGCGCGCTCACCGCCCTGCGCGAGCTGCGCGGCTTCGACGACATCGTGCGGGCCTTCTTCGGCATGTGGAACGAGCGCGGTTTCCGGCTCTCGTACCTGGCCGGCTCGATCCGCGTCGACCACCGCCAGTACCCGCGGGTGCACCAGCGCTTCGTCGAGGCCGCGACCACCATCGACGTGGCCGAGCTGCCCGAGCTGTACGTCTCGCAGTCCCCGATGATCAATGGCCAGGCGATCGGCATGGACAAGCCGTTCATCGTCATCACCACGGGCGCGGTCGAGAAGCTCGACGACGAGGAGCTGCGCGCCCTGCTCGGCCACGAGATCGGCCACGTGCGCAGCGGCCACGCGGTCTACAAGACGATCATGATGATCCTGACCAGGTGGGCGGCGAACGTCAGCTGGCTACCGATCGGCGCGATCACGCTGCGGGCGATCATCGCGGCGATGTACGAGTGGTGGCGCAAGGCCGAGCTGTCGGCGGACCGCGCGGGCCTGCTCGCCGGCCAGGACCCGGCCGCCTCGACCCGCCTGCTGATGAAGCTCGCGGGCGGCGGCGACCTGTCCCAGATCGACACGGCGGCCTTCCTGGAGCAGGCGGCCGAGTACCAGGGCGGCGGCGACCTCCGCGACAGCATCCACAAGATCGGCATGACGGCGTGGAGCAGCCACCCGGTGCCGGTCGCCCGCGCGGCCGAGCTGCGCCGCTGGATCGACTCGGGCGAGTACGGCCGCATCCTCGGCGGCGACTTCCCGCGCCGCGACTCGGACGGCAACGCGTCGGTCTCGGGCGACGTGAAGGCGGCGGCGGGTCACTACCGGGAGGCCTTCGAGAACTCGCCGGACCCGCTGGTCACGCTGCTCCGCCGGTTCGGCGGCGGCGCGGCCGACCTGGGCGGCTGGGCCGGTGCGCAGACCGGGAAGGCGTGGGCCTGGGCGAGCACTGCCGCCGAGGCCGCCGGCCGGGCGGCCCGCCGGGAGAGCCGGCCCGCCGACCGCCCCGGTGACGGCCCGGCCGACGGTGCCGACAGCGGCAACGGTGGCAACGGCGGCAACGGCTCGGCCGGGGAGAATCCGCCGGCCTGA
- the nhaA gene encoding Na+/H+ antiporter NhaA, whose amino-acid sequence MSLFGRGTWSETRRIGDLLRTETIGGMLLLVAALIGIGWANSPWSAAYRTLCAVHLGPLTLSEWAADGLLAIFFFVAGLELKREFVAGDLRDPRRAALPVVAAVGGMVVPAAIFALINLDSGALAGWATPTATDIAFALAVLAVLGTHLPTALRTFLLTLAVVDDLLAIVIIAVFYTSSLHPLPLLLALIPLALFGLLVQRGVRRWWLLLPLAAATWVLVHESGVHATVAGVLLAFTVPVRRFGLAEHFEHRFRPLSAGFAVPVFAFTAAGVSVAAAGGLGASLRDSVTIGVIAGLVVGKTVGVTGATWLVQRFTRARLDPGLSWWDVVGVALLGGIGFTVSLLIGELAFGPGTARDGNAKIGVLLGSLLAALLAAIVLRVRNQHYRALEAEESVDSDHDGIPDVYQR is encoded by the coding sequence ATGTCCCTTTTTGGGCGTGGTACCTGGTCCGAGACCCGTCGCATCGGCGACCTGCTGCGCACCGAGACCATCGGTGGGATGCTGCTCCTGGTGGCCGCGCTGATCGGCATCGGCTGGGCGAACTCGCCGTGGAGCGCCGCCTACCGCACCCTCTGCGCCGTCCACCTCGGGCCGCTGACCCTGTCGGAGTGGGCGGCCGACGGGCTGCTGGCGATCTTCTTCTTCGTCGCCGGGCTCGAGCTGAAGCGGGAGTTCGTCGCCGGCGACCTGCGCGACCCGCGCCGGGCGGCCCTGCCGGTGGTGGCCGCCGTCGGCGGCATGGTCGTCCCCGCGGCGATCTTCGCGCTGATCAACCTGGACAGCGGTGCGCTCGCCGGGTGGGCGACGCCGACCGCGACGGACATCGCCTTCGCCCTCGCGGTCCTCGCCGTCCTCGGCACGCACCTGCCAACGGCCCTGCGCACGTTCCTGCTGACCCTCGCCGTGGTCGACGACCTGCTGGCCATCGTGATCATCGCGGTCTTCTACACGTCGTCGCTGCATCCCCTGCCGCTGCTGCTCGCGCTGATTCCGCTGGCGCTGTTCGGGCTGCTCGTCCAGCGCGGGGTCCGCAGGTGGTGGCTGCTGCTGCCGCTGGCGGCGGCGACCTGGGTGCTGGTGCACGAGTCCGGCGTGCACGCGACCGTGGCCGGCGTCCTGCTCGCCTTCACGGTTCCGGTGCGTAGGTTTGGGCTGGCGGAGCACTTCGAGCACCGCTTCCGGCCGCTGTCGGCCGGATTCGCCGTACCCGTCTTCGCGTTCACCGCCGCCGGCGTCTCGGTCGCCGCGGCCGGCGGCCTCGGTGCCAGTCTGCGCGACTCGGTGACCATCGGCGTGATCGCCGGCCTGGTCGTCGGCAAGACGGTCGGCGTCACCGGCGCGACCTGGCTGGTGCAGCGCTTCACCCGGGCCCGGCTGGATCCGGGCCTGAGCTGGTGGGACGTCGTGGGGGTCGCCCTGCTCGGCGGCATCGGCTTCACGGTGTCGCTGCTGATCGGGGAGCTCGCGTTCGGGCCCGGAACCGCCCGTGACGGGAACGCCAAGATCGGTGTCCTGCTCGGCTCCCTGCTGGCGGCCCTCCTCGCCGCGATCGTGCTCCGGGTGCGTAACCAGCACTACCGGGCGCTCGAGGCCGAGGAGTCGGTCGACTCGGACCACGACGGAATTCCGGATGTGTATCAGCGCTGA
- a CDS encoding cytochrome P450, translating to MTDIVESVEATTLLDELTRLPGREDPYPRYRRLREISPVVRAEDGALVVTRHADCVAVTRHPKLGHLPSHMMEFVRPDWADHPALHQLFTSVLAKNPPDHTRLRRLVSSSFTARRVQALRPRIAQMVEDLLDRMSGEVDFVQALGFPLPVNVIGELLGIPEPDRAQFQTLVRDWTQVLEVITPEVLETADPAAATIREYLAALTAERRKDPGDDLISALVAAEEDGDKLTEEELLTMAALLFAAGFETTTNLLGNGIVALLRNPDQLESLRRQPGLAAGAVEELLRFDTPVQLLSRVAWDDLEIAGVPMSGGDRIVAYLGAGNRDPERFADPDRLDLARADNAPLSFGGGIHYCLGAPLARLEAQLAVPALLARFPRLALAGEPGRRDSLAIRGYTSIPISVG from the coding sequence GTGACGGACATTGTGGAGAGTGTTGAGGCGACGACGCTGCTCGATGAGCTGACCCGGCTGCCGGGCCGCGAGGATCCGTACCCCCGCTATCGACGCCTCCGGGAGATCTCGCCGGTCGTCCGCGCCGAGGACGGCGCGCTCGTGGTCACCCGCCACGCCGACTGCGTCGCGGTCACCCGGCATCCGAAGCTCGGGCATCTGCCGTCGCACATGATGGAGTTCGTCCGGCCCGACTGGGCCGACCATCCGGCGCTGCACCAGCTGTTCACCAGCGTCCTTGCCAAGAACCCGCCGGACCACACCCGGCTGCGGCGCCTGGTCAGCTCCTCGTTCACCGCCCGCCGCGTGCAGGCGCTACGGCCGCGGATCGCCCAGATGGTCGAGGACCTGCTCGACCGGATGAGCGGCGAGGTCGACTTCGTCCAGGCGCTGGGCTTTCCGCTGCCGGTCAACGTCATCGGCGAGCTGCTCGGCATTCCCGAGCCGGACCGGGCACAGTTCCAGACCCTGGTCCGGGACTGGACGCAGGTGCTTGAGGTGATCACGCCGGAGGTGCTCGAGACGGCGGACCCGGCGGCCGCGACGATCCGCGAATACCTGGCCGCCCTGACGGCCGAGCGCCGCAAGGACCCGGGCGACGACCTGATCAGTGCGCTGGTGGCCGCCGAGGAGGACGGCGACAAGCTCACCGAGGAAGAGCTGCTCACCATGGCGGCCCTGCTGTTCGCGGCCGGCTTCGAGACGACGACGAACCTGCTCGGCAACGGCATCGTCGCGCTGCTGCGCAACCCGGACCAGCTCGAGTCGCTGCGCCGGCAGCCCGGCCTCGCCGCCGGCGCGGTCGAGGAGTTGCTGCGCTTCGACACGCCGGTGCAGCTGCTCAGCCGGGTGGCCTGGGACGACCTCGAGATCGCCGGCGTGCCGATGTCGGGCGGCGACCGGATCGTGGCGTACCTGGGTGCGGGCAACCGCGACCCGGAGCGTTTCGCCGACCCGGACCGGCTCGACCTCGCCCGCGCGGACAACGCGCCCCTGTCGTTCGGCGGCGGCATCCACTACTGCCTCGGCGCGCCGCTGGCCCGACTGGAGGCACAGTTGGCGGTGCCGGCGCTGCTGGCCCGCTTCCCCCGCCTGGCCCTGGCCGGTGAGCCGGGGCGGCGCGACAGCCTCGCGATCCGCGGCTACACCAGCATTCCCATCTCGGTCGGCTGA
- the def gene encoding peptide deformylase, whose amino-acid sequence MQTRAGTPRPITRYGNPVLHRRCAEVTVFDDDLRQLVADMFASMAAAEGVGLAANQIGVDARVFVVDCPDATDAHVVAHVVNPVLHLPEGRDLEVDSEGCLSVPGVRADVGRPTVAYVTGVDMHGEPVRIDGTGLLARCLQHETDHLDGLLYVDRLPAKKRKKMLAESAEAPGVGVSGAPD is encoded by the coding sequence GTGCAGACCCGCGCCGGAACCCCGCGACCCATCACCCGCTACGGCAACCCCGTGCTGCATCGGCGGTGCGCCGAGGTGACCGTCTTCGACGACGATCTGCGGCAGCTCGTCGCCGACATGTTCGCGTCGATGGCCGCCGCCGAGGGCGTCGGGCTCGCCGCCAACCAGATCGGCGTCGACGCCCGGGTGTTCGTCGTCGACTGCCCCGACGCGACCGATGCCCACGTCGTCGCCCATGTCGTCAACCCCGTGCTGCACCTGCCCGAGGGCCGCGACCTCGAGGTCGACAGCGAGGGCTGCCTCTCGGTGCCCGGCGTCCGCGCCGACGTCGGCCGTCCCACCGTCGCGTACGTGACCGGGGTCGACATGCACGGCGAGCCGGTGCGCATCGACGGCACCGGACTGCTCGCGCGCTGCCTGCAACACGAGACCGATCACCTCGACGGGCTGCTCTACGTCGACCGGCTGCCCGCGAAGAAGCGCAAGAAGATGCTCGCCGAGAGCGCGGAGGCGCCCGGAGTCGGCGTTTCCGGCGCCCCGGACTAA